The following are from one region of the Desulfovibrio sp. JC010 genome:
- the purE gene encoding 5-(carboxyamino)imidazole ribonucleotide mutase produces MSAKVAIFMGSISDKDTMQPCSDLLTKLGIPHVFTVSSAHRTPERTAKLVKELEDNGCEIFICAAGLAAHLAGAVAAKTIRPVLGVPICGSALGGMDALLATVQMPPGFPVGTVALDKVGAKNSAWMAAQILALHDEALAGKIREARQGFIDSVEKAAAELEA; encoded by the coding sequence ATGAGTGCAAAAGTAGCTATTTTTATGGGGTCCATTTCGGATAAGGACACAATGCAGCCTTGTTCCGATCTGCTGACCAAACTCGGTATTCCCCACGTTTTCACTGTTTCCTCCGCCCACCGTACTCCGGAAAGGACTGCGAAGCTGGTTAAGGAACTGGAAGATAACGGTTGTGAAATCTTCATCTGCGCTGCGGGCCTTGCCGCGCACCTTGCCGGTGCTGTCGCAGCTAAAACCATCCGTCCCGTACTGGGCGTGCCCATCTGCGGTTCCGCTCTCGGCGGAATGGATGCCCTGCTGGCAACCGTGCAGATGCCTCCGGGATTCCCCGTAGGAACCGTCGCCCTTGATAAGGTCGGCGCAAAGAACTCCGCATGGATGGCCGCCCAGATTCTGGCCCTGCATGACGAAGCTCTTGCAGGAAAGATTCGTGAAGCCCGTCAGGGTTTCATTGACTCTGTTGAAAAGGCTGCAGCTGAGCTGGAAGCCTAA
- the purD gene encoding phosphoribosylamine--glycine ligase: MKILVVGSGGREHALAWKISQSPKVSEIFIAPGNGGTRLHGTNVDIKDDDLPGLVNFAKENKIDLVVAGPELPLVLGIKEALSKEGIPCFGPGAYAANLEGSKAFSKMTMRDSGVPTAPFQVFDEYEQAKKFVEEQGAPIVVKADGLAAGKGVVVAGTVEEALEALDDMMVKKTFGTAGERVVVEEALKGEEASFLAFCAGEDYALLPSAQDHKAVGEGDTGPNTGGMGAYSPAPILPRDKYAETAELCIKPILKLLAERGEPFTGILYAGLMYTENGPSVLEYNVRFGDPECQPLLMRLDCDLVEIMLACVENRLPEVEVKLKDETTLCVVMAAGGYPGSYDKGAEITGFEEAEKIEGVKVFQAGTKFEEGKTLTSGGRVLGVTALGADLGAAQKKAYEAVEKLSFDKAYFRRDIGDKGLKK, encoded by the coding sequence ATGAAAATACTTGTTGTAGGTTCAGGCGGGAGAGAACACGCTCTGGCTTGGAAAATCAGCCAGAGTCCCAAGGTTTCTGAAATTTTTATCGCCCCCGGTAACGGCGGCACCCGGTTGCACGGCACCAACGTGGACATCAAGGATGACGACCTGCCCGGGCTGGTCAACTTTGCCAAAGAAAATAAAATAGACCTCGTGGTGGCCGGACCGGAGCTGCCCCTTGTGCTGGGCATCAAGGAAGCCCTCTCCAAGGAAGGTATTCCCTGTTTCGGTCCTGGGGCTTACGCCGCCAATCTTGAAGGCAGTAAAGCTTTCTCCAAGATGACCATGCGTGATTCCGGCGTACCCACTGCTCCTTTTCAGGTCTTTGATGAATATGAGCAGGCCAAAAAGTTCGTTGAAGAACAGGGCGCGCCCATCGTGGTCAAGGCCGACGGCCTCGCTGCGGGTAAAGGTGTTGTTGTGGCCGGAACCGTCGAAGAGGCTCTTGAAGCCCTTGACGACATGATGGTCAAAAAAACATTCGGTACTGCCGGGGAACGCGTTGTTGTGGAAGAAGCCCTCAAGGGTGAAGAAGCTTCCTTCCTCGCTTTCTGTGCCGGTGAAGATTACGCCCTGCTGCCTTCCGCACAGGACCACAAAGCCGTGGGCGAAGGCGATACCGGACCCAACACCGGAGGCATGGGCGCATACAGCCCGGCCCCCATTCTGCCCCGCGACAAATACGCTGAGACCGCCGAACTGTGCATCAAGCCTATTCTCAAGCTGCTTGCCGAGCGTGGCGAGCCTTTTACCGGCATCCTTTATGCCGGACTCATGTACACTGAAAACGGTCCTTCCGTTCTTGAATACAATGTTCGTTTCGGCGACCCCGAATGCCAGCCGCTCCTGATGCGTCTGGATTGTGATCTGGTCGAAATCATGCTGGCCTGCGTTGAGAACCGCCTCCCCGAAGTGGAAGTGAAGCTCAAGGACGAGACCACCCTTTGCGTGGTCATGGCTGCGGGCGGCTATCCCGGTTCCTACGATAAGGGAGCGGAGATCACCGGTTTCGAGGAAGCTGAAAAGATTGAAGGCGTCAAGGTCTTTCAGGCCGGGACAAAGTTTGAAGAGGGTAAAACATTAACCAGCGGCGGACGTGTGCTGGGTGTTACCGCTCTGGGGGCGGATCTTGGAGCAGCCCAGAAAAAGGCTTACGAAGCAGTTGAAAAGCTCAGCTTTGATAAAGCTTACTTCCGTCGCGACATAGGTGACAAGGGTCTTAAAAAATGA
- a CDS encoding ACT domain-containing protein, which translates to MNAENPPGLSPELSVDRLLAGREILLAACSKSMPRDFPQQMCSLVDDYFRARIREAVSEGILSSYDDLSIVAVGGYGRGQLAPFSDIDVLIITDLSVQEDLEDLASFFFHPLWDLKFDVGHGVRTVEQNIKLAKSDFKVLASLLDLRFIAGREEPFRQLVNEFREKVLTVSGDEFCRILWENRSEIGQGMDSVVLEPDLKNGWGTLRDVQFIRWCADIKGDYSPLNQGDLLDLCRDESLLMQARCAVHLLRKRKQDKLIIEILPDAASLCGFKGYDPAKRGNELLTSIHRAMVRVRSMGDALFRESFDAESRSFIDHCGIAGLKAGLEVFGIKSRTGAPLTREARRAVSAIDSAEGVKLTRSLKMLIDIFKGEFGWRASVEMLDSGVFKSFLPEFSMVADLVPYDGYHQYPPGRHSLLTVHKCCDIFRDEFSEGGKCISSADFDALILGAFFHDIGKGKRNHSERGAGIAEEILSRTDFPSRFKEDVVFLIREHLLLVRASRSIDLSSVEALQKIAGKIGSLRKLRMLFILSMADSMATGPRVWNSWSESLLREIHAGLELLLTDDALVDLGPETQLAETLRRVRERAKGYIDPGMAESLIGCMDERYLLVEDPDEIVQHMQQVFEFNRVYERDMVRKPAGKGGRGLSLVRAFETEDERRVKLVITAKDQDFLFAAQSGVLALHSVNILSADIFSWSDGTAVNIFIVEAPSENCPDDIWSRVERSIMYALTGRLALDFRLHKKRNSFLSRAVPCRVPTRISIDNESSEECTLIEVITQDRSGILYDMAAFFSRMNIDLRMARISTTGQSVFDVFHVEGPEGGKIEDKIHLKELVGALEYTLTGNV; encoded by the coding sequence ATGAACGCTGAAAATCCCCCCGGATTGTCCCCGGAATTGTCAGTAGACCGTTTACTGGCGGGACGTGAAATACTCCTCGCGGCATGCTCAAAGAGCATGCCGCGGGATTTCCCGCAGCAGATGTGCTCGCTTGTGGATGATTATTTCCGGGCGAGAATCAGGGAAGCCGTATCCGAGGGGATTCTTTCTTCGTATGATGACCTGTCCATTGTCGCGGTGGGCGGTTACGGGCGCGGTCAGCTGGCCCCGTTTTCAGATATTGATGTCCTGATCATCACTGATCTTTCTGTGCAGGAAGATCTTGAGGATCTGGCTTCCTTTTTCTTTCATCCTCTCTGGGATCTTAAATTTGACGTAGGCCACGGCGTGCGCACTGTGGAGCAGAACATTAAACTGGCAAAGTCCGATTTCAAGGTGCTGGCTTCGCTTCTGGATCTGCGTTTCATTGCCGGGCGTGAAGAACCGTTCCGGCAGCTGGTCAATGAGTTCAGGGAGAAGGTGCTGACTGTATCCGGTGATGAGTTCTGCCGTATCCTCTGGGAGAACCGTTCCGAAATCGGGCAGGGCATGGATTCTGTGGTTCTGGAGCCGGATTTGAAAAACGGCTGGGGGACCCTGCGTGATGTGCAGTTTATCCGCTGGTGTGCGGACATCAAAGGGGATTACTCGCCCCTGAATCAGGGCGACCTCCTTGATCTGTGCAGGGATGAGAGTTTGCTTATGCAGGCCCGCTGCGCTGTGCACCTGCTGCGTAAGCGCAAACAGGACAAGCTGATCATTGAGATTCTGCCCGACGCGGCTTCCCTTTGCGGTTTCAAAGGGTATGATCCGGCCAAGCGCGGCAACGAGTTGCTTACTTCCATCCATCGGGCCATGGTCCGGGTCCGCTCCATGGGGGATGCCCTTTTCAGGGAATCATTTGATGCTGAGTCGAGATCTTTCATTGATCATTGCGGTATTGCCGGGCTTAAGGCCGGGCTGGAGGTTTTCGGCATTAAATCCCGCACCGGAGCACCGCTGACCCGTGAGGCCCGCCGTGCGGTTTCAGCCATAGATTCCGCTGAAGGAGTTAAGCTGACCCGCTCCCTGAAGATGCTCATTGATATTTTCAAGGGCGAATTCGGCTGGCGCGCTTCGGTTGAGATGCTCGACAGCGGGGTTTTTAAATCATTCCTGCCTGAATTTTCAATGGTTGCGGACCTTGTGCCCTATGACGGCTACCACCAGTATCCTCCGGGACGTCACTCCCTGCTTACCGTGCATAAATGCTGTGATATTTTTCGCGATGAATTTTCCGAGGGCGGTAAGTGTATTTCTTCAGCAGACTTTGATGCTTTGATTCTGGGGGCGTTTTTTCACGACATCGGCAAGGGCAAGCGTAATCACAGTGAGCGCGGGGCCGGTATTGCTGAAGAAATTCTTTCGCGCACTGATTTTCCGTCACGTTTTAAGGAAGATGTGGTTTTTCTGATTCGTGAACACCTGCTTCTGGTCCGTGCTTCCCGTTCCATAGATCTCAGTTCTGTAGAAGCTTTGCAGAAGATTGCCGGGAAAATCGGTTCATTGCGCAAGTTGCGGATGCTTTTCATCCTTTCCATGGCCGATTCCATGGCTACCGGGCCGCGGGTCTGGAATTCGTGGAGCGAGTCTTTGTTGCGGGAAATTCATGCCGGTTTGGAACTGCTGCTTACCGATGATGCTCTGGTTGATCTGGGACCGGAAACGCAGTTGGCTGAAACCCTGCGTCGGGTCCGTGAACGGGCCAAAGGATACATTGATCCCGGCATGGCGGAATCCCTTATCGGTTGCATGGACGAACGCTATCTTCTGGTGGAGGACCCGGATGAAATTGTGCAGCACATGCAGCAGGTGTTTGAATTCAACCGGGTTTATGAACGGGATATGGTCCGCAAACCAGCAGGCAAGGGCGGAAGAGGCCTCAGTCTGGTCCGCGCTTTTGAAACCGAGGATGAAAGACGGGTCAAGCTGGTTATCACTGCCAAAGATCAGGATTTTCTTTTTGCCGCCCAATCCGGGGTGCTGGCCCTGCACTCAGTGAATATCCTCTCTGCGGATATATTTTCATGGTCTGACGGAACGGCAGTGAATATTTTTATTGTGGAAGCCCCATCCGAAAACTGCCCGGACGACATCTGGAGCAGGGTGGAGCGTTCTATCATGTATGCCCTTACCGGGCGGCTGGCCCTTGATTTCCGGCTGCATAAGAAGCGCAATTCCTTCTTGAGCCGCGCTGTTCCCTGCCGGGTACCCACCCGGATCAGCATCGATAATGAATCCAGCGAGGAATGTACCCTCATTGAGGTTATCACTCAGGACCGTTCCGGCATCCTTTACGACATGGCCGCGTTCTTCTCGCGCATGAATATCGATCTGCGCATGGCCCGTATCTCTACCACCGGGCAATCTGTTTTTGATGTTTTTCATGTGGAAGGTCCGGAAGGCGGAAAGATTGAAGATAAAATCCATTTGAAAGAGCTGGTTGGAGCTCTTGAATACACCCTTACCGGAAACGTCTGA